One Gimesia sp. genomic window carries:
- a CDS encoding glycerophosphodiester phosphodiesterase has translation MSAANPLSAVEIVGHRGASFDAPENTLSSVNLAWERNADAVEIDIYLTSDGKIVAYHDKTTKRIGGRDKDVAEQTLAELQTLDVGAWKNAQYRNERIPTLPQILKTIPAGKRLFIEIKCGPEVLPQLKADLQASGKAADQTALIGFDYDTMRKAKQLMPELKAYWVFKVKQNKVTRRWEHNADYYIRKAREANLDGLDVGYNGFLTADFIQKSEAAGLPVFVWTINDVKDAKKLVEMGITGITTDRPGLMMETLKQAE, from the coding sequence GTGTCAGCTGCAAATCCCCTCTCAGCCGTCGAAATTGTGGGACACCGCGGTGCCTCATTTGATGCCCCGGAGAACACACTCTCCTCTGTGAATCTGGCCTGGGAACGTAATGCTGATGCCGTCGAGATCGACATCTATCTCACCAGCGATGGTAAGATCGTCGCCTATCACGATAAGACCACCAAGCGGATCGGCGGGCGCGATAAGGATGTGGCAGAACAGACGCTGGCAGAACTCCAGACCCTGGACGTCGGTGCCTGGAAGAATGCTCAATACCGCAACGAACGGATTCCGACCCTCCCGCAGATTCTGAAAACGATTCCCGCAGGCAAGCGGCTGTTCATCGAAATCAAATGCGGCCCCGAGGTTCTGCCGCAGCTCAAGGCCGATCTGCAAGCGTCCGGCAAAGCAGCTGACCAGACGGCACTGATCGGTTTCGACTACGACACGATGCGCAAGGCCAAGCAATTAATGCCCGAGCTTAAAGCCTACTGGGTCTTCAAAGTCAAGCAGAACAAGGTCACCCGTCGCTGGGAACACAATGCAGACTACTACATCCGCAAAGCCAGAGAAGCGAACCTGGATGGCCTGGATGTCGGCTATAACGGGTTCCTCACCGCCGATTTTATTCAGAAATCGGAAGCCGCCGGCCTGCCTGTCTTTGTCTGGACGATCAACGACGTCAAAGATGCGAAAAAACTGGTAGAGATGGGGATTACCGGTATCACCACCGATCGCCCCGGCCTGATGATGGAAACACTTAAACAGGCAGAATAA
- the thiS gene encoding sulfur carrier protein ThiS — translation MQIQVNGEPREVPDAFTVAELLVQLELQPRYLAVERNLILIPREKHANCQLEAGDRLEIVTLVGGG, via the coding sequence GTGCAAATTCAGGTCAACGGTGAACCCCGCGAGGTTCCCGATGCTTTTACAGTGGCTGAACTGCTGGTCCAGCTTGAACTGCAGCCCCGCTATCTGGCTGTTGAACGGAACCTGATCCTGATTCCCCGTGAAAAACATGCCAACTGTCAGCTGGAGGCCGGGGATCGTCTGGAAATCGTAACGCTGGTAGGCGGTGGATAA
- a CDS encoding thiazole synthase, with protein sequence MATIGDTESALVLGTHHLNSRLIVGTGKYTTYELMQESLEISGAEVITVAVRRERLIDADGRNILDFIDLDKYTILPNTAGCFSADDAVRVARMGREILRGLENPGADWVKIEVLGDTKTLLPDPVATLEATKQLVDEGFSVLCYSTDDPITAKRLKDAGATSVMPAGSPIGSGQGILNPNNIRICLEYLKEDDPDYPVIVDAGVGTASDVTIAMELGCDGVLLNTGIAGAQDPVRMARAMKNAIEAGRDAYLAGRIPRKLYATASSPETGIIAPKA encoded by the coding sequence ATGGCAACAATTGGCGATACCGAATCGGCCCTGGTACTGGGCACACATCATCTAAACTCCCGACTGATCGTCGGCACGGGTAAATACACCACGTACGAACTGATGCAGGAAAGCCTGGAAATCAGCGGTGCGGAAGTGATTACCGTCGCCGTGCGTCGGGAACGATTGATCGACGCCGACGGCCGGAACATTCTGGACTTCATCGACCTCGATAAATACACGATCCTGCCGAACACCGCCGGCTGCTTCTCCGCAGACGATGCCGTGCGTGTCGCCCGGATGGGACGCGAAATTCTGCGGGGCCTCGAAAACCCGGGAGCCGACTGGGTCAAAATTGAAGTTCTGGGCGATACCAAAACCCTGCTCCCCGACCCGGTCGCCACACTCGAAGCGACGAAACAACTGGTCGACGAAGGCTTTTCGGTGCTCTGCTATTCCACCGACGATCCGATCACCGCGAAGCGTCTGAAGGACGCAGGTGCGACCTCGGTCATGCCGGCGGGCAGCCCCATCGGCAGTGGTCAGGGAATTCTGAACCCGAACAATATCCGCATCTGTCTGGAGTACCTCAAAGAGGACGACCCGGACTATCCGGTGATTGTCGATGCGGGCGTGGGAACCGCCAGCGATGTCACGATCGCCATGGAACTGGGTTGCGACGGCGTGTTACTCAATACGGGTATCGCCGGCGCGCAGGATCCCGTCCGCATGGCCCGGGCCATGAAAAACGCAATTGAAGCCGGCCGCGACGCTTATCTGGCGGGACGCATTCCCCGCAAGCTCTACGCCACGGCCTCCAGTCCCGAAACCGGGATTATTGCGCCAAAGGCTTAA